From Haloarcula hispanica ATCC 33960, the proteins below share one genomic window:
- a CDS encoding methyl-accepting chemotaxis protein, with product MPDTTSGSAQTRSRELTPTERFQEFIAYIPSGDTIPDETWRGRHRNILILLLAHVPFLLALGLYSGTESLVTGATLPEIDTLHVLAEVGVVVGLAVLARLPWFGRRTRTALATMGLVTTSGFLVHFSGGYIEAHFHFFVVMAVVAVYEDWLPFFLGIGYVSVQHGIFGMIDPSRVYNHSAAINNPWVWAFIHAGFVLMLAAALMAHWSSTERSREAAEQQLEQAREKTQEVENLEEKKAEMERTIAEAEEAKAEAEARQQEVEEFNEHLEATADAYSAAMSRAADGDLTVRIDPDSESDAMAQIAESFNKMMTETESAMAEIQTFSQEVASTSDQATAGANEATGASEDMSESIQGIASGAVDQREMLETVSSEMTDLSATVEEVAASAETVAERSRETAKIADDGEETAQEAIAGSREVQTAIDSTVENVERLDEKMAEIGEIVDLIGDIAEQTNMLALNANIEAARAGNGSGGDGFAVVADEVKQLAEETQASATEIEQLIAETQAQTETTVTEARGAKQDMQESTEAVEDVVNTFTQVAENAEATDDGIQEISDTTDDQAATTEEAVSMVEEAVDISEATAAETETASATAQEQAASMSQVSASIESLAEQSERLQTMLSEFEVDSR from the coding sequence ATGCCAGACACGACCAGTGGGTCTGCACAAACTCGCTCCCGGGAATTGACGCCGACGGAACGGTTCCAAGAGTTCATTGCATACATTCCGAGTGGCGATACGATCCCCGACGAGACATGGCGCGGCCGACACCGTAATATCCTCATTCTGCTGCTTGCGCATGTGCCGTTCCTGCTGGCACTCGGGCTGTATTCGGGAACTGAGTCGCTCGTCACGGGCGCGACGCTTCCCGAGATAGACACGCTCCACGTTCTCGCAGAGGTCGGGGTCGTCGTCGGCCTCGCCGTGTTAGCGAGGTTGCCCTGGTTCGGTCGGCGAACGCGAACCGCGCTGGCGACGATGGGACTCGTCACGACGTCCGGGTTCCTGGTCCACTTCTCCGGCGGGTACATCGAGGCTCACTTCCACTTTTTCGTCGTGATGGCTGTGGTTGCCGTCTACGAAGACTGGCTGCCGTTCTTCCTCGGCATCGGGTACGTCTCCGTCCAGCACGGGATTTTCGGCATGATCGACCCGAGTCGGGTGTACAACCACTCGGCGGCGATCAACAACCCGTGGGTGTGGGCGTTCATCCACGCGGGCTTCGTTCTGATGCTGGCCGCGGCGCTGATGGCGCACTGGTCGTCGACCGAGCGATCCCGTGAAGCGGCGGAACAACAACTCGAACAGGCCAGAGAGAAGACCCAAGAGGTCGAAAACCTGGAGGAGAAGAAAGCCGAGATGGAGCGGACCATCGCCGAGGCCGAAGAGGCGAAAGCCGAGGCCGAGGCCCGACAGCAAGAGGTCGAAGAGTTCAACGAGCACCTCGAAGCCACGGCCGACGCTTACAGCGCGGCGATGTCCCGGGCGGCCGACGGAGACCTCACGGTCCGGATTGACCCCGACAGCGAGAGTGACGCGATGGCACAGATCGCCGAGTCGTTCAACAAGATGATGACGGAGACGGAGTCGGCGATGGCCGAAATACAGACGTTCTCGCAGGAGGTCGCGTCGACGAGCGACCAGGCCACAGCCGGTGCCAACGAGGCAACAGGTGCCAGCGAAGACATGAGCGAATCGATTCAGGGCATCGCCAGCGGGGCGGTCGACCAGCGTGAGATGCTCGAAACCGTCTCAAGCGAGATGACCGACCTGTCAGCCACCGTCGAGGAGGTCGCCGCTTCGGCCGAAACCGTCGCGGAACGGTCCCGCGAGACAGCCAAGATCGCGGACGACGGCGAGGAGACCGCACAGGAAGCGATAGCGGGCTCCCGGGAGGTCCAGACAGCGATCGATTCGACCGTCGAAAACGTGGAGCGGCTGGACGAGAAGATGGCAGAGATCGGTGAGATCGTCGATCTCATCGGCGACATCGCCGAGCAGACGAACATGCTGGCCCTGAATGCCAACATCGAGGCCGCACGGGCCGGAAACGGGTCGGGCGGCGATGGGTTCGCTGTCGTCGCAGACGAGGTCAAACAGCTGGCGGAGGAGACGCAGGCCTCTGCGACCGAAATCGAACAGCTCATCGCGGAGACCCAGGCCCAGACCGAAACCACGGTCACAGAGGCACGGGGGGCAAAGCAGGATATGCAGGAGAGTACAGAAGCCGTCGAAGACGTCGTCAACACGTTCACGCAGGTGGCCGAGAACGCCGAGGCGACCGACGACGGGATTCAGGAGATCAGCGACACGACCGACGACCAGGCCGCCACGACCGAGGAAGCGGTGTCGATGGTCGAGGAGGCCGTGGACATCAGCGAGGCGACCGCCGCGGAGACCGAGACCGCCTCCGCGACCGCGCAGGAACAGGCCGCGTCCATGTCGCAGGTCAGTGCCAGCATCGAATCACTCGCCGAGCAGTCCGAACGGCTCCAGACGATGCTGTCGGAGTTCGAAGTCGACAGCCGATAG
- a CDS encoding tRNA uridine(34) 5-carboxymethylaminomethyl modification radical SAM/GNAT enzyme Elp3, with amino-acid sequence MSTETPDPDETETFQQVCAELVDRILAGEVERDDVESAKIDVCREYSAPKVPKNSELLDYAPQEHREVLEEVLQRKPVRTASGVSPIAIMTSPERCPHGKCLYCPGGPDSEFSSAQSYTGHEPAAARGEQNDYDPYGQVTLRLNQLREIGHPVDKAELIVMGGTMTARSHDYQEWFVKRALEAMNDFDVDSEPTPAEDVSFAEDDYEFRYLEDVIAENETADVRNVATTFETKPDWCDPEQIDRMLDLGGTKVEVGVQTTFERINREMHRGHGVQASIDANRRLRDSGFKVGFHMMPGQPGMSKEMCLEDFRRIFDQTDWRPDYLKIYPTLIVEGTVTYDWWRNDEFDPLSNDEAAELVAEIKDMIPRYTRLQRVQRDIPADFIEGGVWKSNLRQLAWQRMEEHDWTCDCIRCREAGHSDDAAENIELDVMTYEACGGTEHFISFEDFDNDVLVGFCRLRFPNDPVRRELQDAAIVRELHVYGNAVGVGQEGDDEDHQHKGYGKKLLEKAETLARDAGYPKLAVISGIGVRQYYREKLGYKQDGPYVSKRL; translated from the coding sequence ATGAGCACGGAGACGCCGGACCCAGACGAGACAGAGACCTTCCAGCAGGTGTGTGCGGAGCTGGTCGACCGGATTCTCGCAGGCGAGGTCGAGCGCGACGACGTCGAATCGGCCAAGATAGATGTCTGTCGAGAGTATTCCGCGCCGAAAGTGCCGAAAAACTCCGAACTGCTCGATTACGCGCCACAGGAGCACCGCGAGGTGCTGGAGGAGGTCCTCCAGCGCAAGCCCGTTCGGACTGCCTCGGGTGTCTCCCCTATCGCTATCATGACCTCACCCGAGCGGTGTCCTCACGGGAAGTGCCTGTACTGTCCGGGCGGCCCGGATTCGGAGTTCTCCTCCGCGCAGTCCTACACCGGCCACGAGCCCGCGGCCGCACGCGGCGAACAGAACGACTACGACCCCTACGGCCAGGTCACCCTCCGGCTCAACCAACTGCGGGAAATCGGCCATCCTGTCGACAAGGCCGAACTCATCGTGATGGGCGGGACGATGACGGCCCGGAGCCACGACTACCAGGAGTGGTTCGTCAAGCGGGCCCTGGAGGCGATGAACGACTTCGACGTGGATTCGGAGCCGACGCCCGCGGAGGACGTGAGCTTCGCCGAGGACGACTACGAGTTCCGCTATCTGGAAGATGTCATCGCGGAAAACGAGACCGCTGACGTCCGCAACGTCGCCACCACGTTCGAGACGAAGCCGGACTGGTGTGATCCGGAACAGATCGACCGGATGCTCGACCTCGGCGGGACGAAAGTCGAGGTCGGCGTCCAGACGACCTTCGAGCGGATCAACCGCGAGATGCACCGCGGCCACGGCGTGCAGGCCTCTATCGACGCCAACCGCCGCCTGCGCGATTCGGGGTTCAAGGTCGGCTTCCACATGATGCCGGGCCAGCCCGGGATGTCCAAGGAGATGTGTCTGGAGGACTTCCGGCGCATCTTCGACCAGACGGACTGGCGGCCCGACTACCTCAAGATATACCCGACGCTGATTGTCGAGGGAACCGTCACATACGACTGGTGGCGCAACGACGAGTTCGACCCGCTTTCCAACGACGAGGCCGCCGAACTGGTCGCCGAAATCAAGGACATGATTCCCCGCTACACCCGCCTCCAGCGCGTCCAGCGGGACATCCCGGCGGACTTCATCGAGGGCGGCGTCTGGAAGTCGAACCTCCGCCAGCTCGCCTGGCAGCGGATGGAAGAGCACGACTGGACGTGTGACTGTATCCGCTGTCGGGAGGCCGGACACAGCGACGATGCCGCCGAGAACATCGAACTCGACGTGATGACCTACGAGGCCTGTGGCGGCACGGAGCATTTCATCTCCTTCGAAGACTTCGACAACGACGTGCTCGTCGGGTTCTGTCGGCTCAGATTCCCCAACGATCCGGTACGCCGGGAGCTACAGGACGCCGCAATCGTCCGCGAACTCCACGTCTACGGCAACGCCGTCGGCGTCGGTCAAGAGGGTGACGACGAGGACCACCAGCACAAAGGCTACGGCAAGAAACTGCTGGAAAAAGCGGAAACACTGGCACGGGACGCCGGCTACCCGAAATTGGCCGTTATTTCCGGTATCGGCGTCCGGCAGTACTACCGGGAGAAGCTGGGGTACAAGCAGGACGGCCCATACGTGAGCAAGCGTCTCTGA
- a CDS encoding DHH family phosphoesterase, with the protein MGSCIICGKSVEGRICDLHEEDALFEFRGSRADQLSVDRYYRGSVDGFAEFGVFVDIGDSVTGLLHRSELDQRLDSLDWDSGDTVYVQVKNVRDNGNVDLGWSIRQSEREFRGVLVDDPEIGHSVLLENEDDEDETQSDDSDEEASRPSTDESAGQSDDESDADEGTESDDSSATNAGAVSRASDDDRVEGTAAVGGNDSGSNTAVMTESDEEADAESDESEEQTDEATTAEPVAAAIGDLDDHVGADVRLEGEVVGIRQTSGPTVFELQDETGTVDCAAFVEAGVRAYPEVEEDDYVRLSGEVRERRGELQVETEELDVLEAEEREEVEQRLADALDDEARPDTAEPLADDTAVAALSDDLVEAATQIRKAVLTDRPVIVRHANTADGYLAGSALERAALPLVTEQHRRADAKYHYFDRRPIEGGVYDMDDATKDTTTMLDNRERHEEKLPLFVFVAAGGTRESLDGFDLLNVYGAPSVVIDDIDVDGAVVDTVDAVVSPSADTVSETTSTALAANVAAHVNEDVRDDLQHLPAVSFWEDIPEPYVEAASEAGYDETAVSELREAVALEAHYQSYEDKRELITDLVFGDDEEDVGGLAGHIAEQFREKVDEEVSTARANLDHRTVGDVDIAVLDTDAFTHQYEFPPESLLLDELHRDVRDESDAVLGISTDTMYVRANGDLDLHELVSEVSERVPEGGVATRSVREGTIRYLAGERPAVLDATLDVLADEL; encoded by the coding sequence ATGGGTTCGTGTATCATCTGCGGCAAATCTGTCGAAGGACGCATCTGTGACCTCCACGAGGAGGACGCCCTGTTCGAGTTCCGTGGCTCGCGTGCCGACCAGCTATCGGTCGACCGCTACTACCGCGGCAGTGTTGACGGCTTCGCCGAGTTCGGCGTGTTCGTCGACATCGGCGACAGCGTAACGGGGCTGCTCCACCGGAGCGAACTGGACCAGCGGCTCGATTCCCTCGACTGGGACTCGGGCGACACCGTCTACGTCCAGGTCAAGAACGTACGGGACAACGGCAACGTCGACCTCGGCTGGTCGATCCGCCAGTCCGAACGCGAGTTCCGCGGCGTCCTCGTCGACGACCCGGAAATCGGCCACTCAGTCCTGCTTGAGAACGAAGACGACGAAGACGAGACACAGTCCGACGATTCGGACGAGGAGGCGTCTCGACCCTCAACTGACGAGTCAGCGGGACAAAGCGACGACGAATCGGACGCGGACGAAGGCACCGAATCCGACGACAGCAGCGCCACGAACGCCGGCGCAGTCAGTCGGGCCAGCGATGACGACCGCGTCGAAGGCACTGCGGCCGTCGGCGGCAACGACAGCGGGTCGAACACCGCCGTCATGACCGAGTCCGACGAGGAAGCCGACGCAGAGAGCGACGAAAGCGAGGAGCAGACGGACGAGGCGACCACGGCCGAACCGGTCGCCGCGGCTATCGGCGATCTCGACGACCACGTCGGTGCGGACGTTCGACTGGAAGGCGAAGTCGTCGGCATCCGACAGACCTCCGGGCCGACGGTGTTCGAACTGCAGGACGAGACCGGCACTGTCGATTGCGCGGCCTTCGTCGAGGCAGGCGTCCGCGCCTACCCCGAGGTCGAAGAAGACGACTACGTCCGACTCTCGGGCGAAGTCCGCGAGCGTCGCGGTGAACTGCAGGTCGAGACCGAGGAGCTCGATGTCCTCGAAGCCGAGGAGCGCGAGGAAGTCGAACAGCGGCTCGCCGACGCCCTCGACGACGAGGCCCGACCTGACACGGCCGAACCGCTCGCCGATGATACGGCGGTTGCGGCCCTCTCCGATGATCTGGTCGAAGCGGCGACCCAGATCCGGAAGGCAGTGCTGACGGACCGTCCGGTCATCGTCCGCCACGCCAACACCGCGGACGGCTATCTCGCCGGCAGCGCGCTCGAACGCGCCGCACTCCCGCTGGTCACCGAGCAGCACCGCCGCGCCGACGCGAAGTACCACTACTTCGACCGGCGACCAATCGAGGGCGGCGTCTACGACATGGACGACGCGACGAAGGACACGACGACGATGCTCGACAACCGGGAGCGCCACGAGGAGAAGCTCCCGCTGTTCGTCTTCGTCGCCGCCGGCGGCACGCGCGAGAGCCTTGACGGCTTCGACCTGCTGAACGTCTACGGCGCACCGAGCGTCGTCATCGACGACATCGACGTCGACGGCGCGGTCGTCGATACGGTCGACGCCGTCGTCTCCCCCTCGGCCGACACCGTTTCGGAGACCACCTCGACGGCGCTCGCGGCCAACGTCGCTGCACACGTCAACGAGGACGTCCGCGACGACCTGCAGCACCTCCCGGCCGTGAGCTTCTGGGAGGACATCCCCGAGCCGTACGTCGAGGCCGCCAGCGAGGCCGGCTACGACGAGACCGCCGTGTCGGAACTCCGCGAAGCAGTCGCGCTCGAAGCCCACTACCAGTCCTACGAGGACAAGCGCGAACTCATCACCGACCTCGTGTTCGGCGACGACGAGGAGGACGTGGGCGGCCTGGCCGGCCACATCGCCGAGCAGTTCCGCGAGAAGGTCGACGAAGAGGTGTCCACCGCCCGGGCCAACCTCGACCACCGGACCGTCGGTGACGTGGACATCGCCGTGCTCGACACGGACGCCTTTACCCACCAGTACGAGTTCCCGCCGGAGTCGCTCCTGCTGGATGAACTCCACCGGGATGTCCGCGACGAGAGCGACGCCGTGCTCGGCATCTCGACGGACACGATGTACGTCCGTGCCAACGGCGACCTGGACCTGCACGAGCTAGTCAGCGAAGTCAGCGAGCGAGTTCCCGAAGGCGGCGTCGCGACGCGGAGCGTCCGCGAGGGGACCATCCGCTACCTGGCCGGCGAGCGACCGGCCGTCCTCGACGCCACGCTCGACGTGCTGGCCGACGAACTGTAG
- a CDS encoding cupin domain-containing protein, protein MSDGPVNEADLDWTDHDHGDRTFRRKQLGDAAGGEQLGASLYAVPPGKRLWVRHYHEGNEEAIFVQAGTGTLWLGPDAEEHALKPGDFVALPAGEESAHEIEAGESELRLLMVSTMEEPDITVYPDREMVGLYAGSPPGGEKADRTLSTYLDRNAEKEYWEE, encoded by the coding sequence ATGAGCGACGGCCCCGTCAACGAAGCCGACCTCGACTGGACCGACCACGACCACGGCGACCGGACGTTCAGGCGCAAGCAGCTTGGTGACGCCGCCGGGGGCGAACAACTCGGCGCGAGCCTCTATGCCGTCCCACCGGGGAAACGGCTCTGGGTGCGCCACTACCACGAAGGCAACGAGGAAGCGATATTTGTCCAGGCCGGGACCGGCACGCTCTGGCTCGGCCCCGACGCTGAGGAACACGCACTCAAGCCGGGCGATTTCGTCGCGCTTCCGGCCGGCGAGGAGAGTGCGCACGAAATCGAAGCCGGCGAGTCTGAACTCCGACTGTTGATGGTTTCGACGATGGAGGAACCGGATATCACCGTCTACCCCGACCGGGAGATGGTCGGGCTGTACGCCGGGTCACCGCCGGGCGGCGAGAAGGCGGACCGGACGTTGTCGACGTATCTCGACAGGAACGCGGAAAAAGAGTACTGGGAGGAGTGA